In Oscillospiraceae bacterium, one DNA window encodes the following:
- a CDS encoding MFS transporter, giving the protein MKLNYKRTILIGLAFMSICAFWQMYDSVIPLILKNTFGIGDGPSGIIMAADNVLALFLLPLFGALSDRVNTKIGRRMPFVLIGTALAVILMNFLPFFDNSYFAAPTNHLKLFFIIALGLLLISMGLYRSPAVALMPDLTVKPLRSKGNAVINLMGAVGGVIYLILTTFLYSKKRTEGLAHINYQLLFIIVSAIMVVSVAILFFTIREPKLYAETKAYEDLHPEENLTVTDEKTGKVRLPGDVRRSMGFLLSSIALWFMGYNAITTAFTKYAAQEWNMSLGSASLCLTIATVGAIVSYIPIGMLATKIGRKKTIMGGIVLLASCFFGGYVFTLITDQFSPVLYGLFLLIGLAWAAINVNSLPMVVEMCKGSDIGQFTGYYYTFSMAAQTITPIASGYLLQYVGYRTLFPYGAFFVALSFVTMIFVRHGDNKPAPAKEKLEMLDVGD; this is encoded by the coding sequence ATGAAGCTCAACTACAAACGCACGATTCTGATCGGTCTGGCCTTTATGTCCATCTGCGCGTTCTGGCAGATGTACGACAGCGTCATCCCCTTGATTCTGAAAAATACGTTTGGCATCGGCGACGGCCCTTCAGGCATCATCATGGCCGCGGACAACGTGCTCGCGCTGTTTTTGCTGCCGCTGTTCGGCGCGCTTTCCGACCGCGTAAACACCAAAATCGGCCGCAGAATGCCGTTCGTCCTGATCGGAACGGCGCTCGCGGTCATTTTGATGAACTTTTTGCCCTTCTTTGACAACAGCTACTTTGCCGCGCCCACCAATCATCTCAAGCTCTTTTTCATCATCGCGCTCGGCTTGCTGCTCATTTCGATGGGCCTCTACCGTTCGCCCGCAGTCGCTCTGATGCCCGACCTGACCGTCAAACCGCTGCGCAGCAAAGGCAACGCGGTCATCAATCTGATGGGCGCGGTCGGCGGCGTCATCTATCTGATTCTGACCACCTTCCTCTATTCCAAAAAGCGCACCGAAGGCCTTGCGCACATCAATTATCAGCTCCTGTTCATCATCGTCTCGGCCATCATGGTCGTCTCGGTGGCGATTTTGTTCTTCACCATCCGCGAGCCGAAACTCTATGCCGAGACCAAGGCCTACGAAGATCTGCACCCCGAGGAAAACCTGACCGTCACCGACGAAAAGACCGGAAAGGTCCGGCTCCCCGGAGACGTCAGGCGCAGCATGGGCTTCCTTCTGTCGTCCATCGCGCTGTGGTTCATGGGCTATAACGCCATCACGACGGCGTTCACCAAATACGCCGCGCAGGAATGGAACATGTCGCTCGGCAGCGCGAGTCTGTGCCTGACCATCGCGACGGTCGGCGCCATCGTCTCCTATATCCCCATCGGCATGCTCGCCACCAAAATCGGCCGGAAAAAGACGATTATGGGTGGCATCGTGCTGCTGGCCTCCTGCTTCTTCGGCGGTTATGTCTTCACTTTGATCACAGATCAGTTCTCCCCGGTGCTTTACGGGCTCTTTTTGCTGATCGGCCTGGCCTGGGCGGCCATCAACGTCAACTCGCTTCCGATGGTCGTCGAAATGTGCAAGGGCTCGGACATCGGCCAATTCACGGGTTATTATTACACCTTCTCGATGGCGGCGCAGACGATTACCCCGATCGCCTCGGGCTATCTGCTCCAATATGTCGGCTACCGGACGCTGTTCCCCTACGGCGCATTCTTTGTGGCGCTGTCGTTCGTCACGATGATCTTTGTCAGACACGGCGACAACAAACCCGCGCCCGCGAAAGAAAAGCTCGAAATGCTCGACGTCGGGGACTGA